The stretch of DNA ctttttaaaattgattatatttattttaaatttcaatttagtaatataatagaaaataaagGGTATTCTTggctattcaaaagtttttttcaaactcgtgtatgtatgtatgtatgtatgtatgtatgtatgtatgatgTGAAGTtgttggaaagaaaaaaaattatataaatttgttATGGTATTTCCTGTTACCGACCTGAAACCCGGACATAACCCCGAACTACCGACCCATGCAGAGGAATCTGGGCCCTACAAGGGTCCCACAAGGTAGAGACATTAAGTGCTCACAAGAAGAGCTCGCAAGCTAGGTTTGCATGTGTTGCTGGGGTTCGAAGGGAGAGGGTGCCAAATCAAGCACGTGGTACGATAAACACGTGTTAAGTCTAGAGCAGTATACGTGTTGGTGTGCATGAAGTCTACCTAGCATGTCATTTCGATAAACAATAACTGTATATTATAAATATCCGATTCTCCTCATCAAGAGGATACACAACAAAAACACTCaacaaaatttgaaatgaaaggaatatatttttatttcattgtatCTTCTTTGACATAAACTTAGAGTAGTTATGATGGATAAGTCAAAGCCTCCTAACAATGAGATTGACTCCATATTTAGGTTCAATAATCAAACTCAAAGATGGGCAGTGCCTATAGTTTGGTGAGGGAGAAAAAGTGAAATTTGACAAAGCAAGGGCAAGAAGTAGCTTGAGTTCGGCCAAGGCAAAATGCTGCCCCAAACATGTATGCGGTCCGAATCCGAAAGGCAAATACACATGAGGGAACTTGCAGGCGCCACTGACACCATTGGCAAACCTTTCAGGGTTGAATTTATGAGCTTCAGGTCCCCATATTTCAGGATCTTGGTGAAGTGTCACCGGCATTAACCAAATATTCACTCCTTTGGGCACCTCAAGTGTTCCAAATTTCATATCTTCTAAGGCCTCCCTCGATATAATGGCTCCTGGAGGATATAGCCTTAGCGTCTCATTGATCACCATTGTCAGCTGCCATCCATTCAAACATAGTTAATTTCTGGACATGTTACTGCCTCACATATACGAAAAATGAAGGTTGTGCTTACTGTTTTCATCCGCCGGATCATATCGGCATCTGGTATTTTTCCCTCACAAATTTGAACAACCTCGGCACGAACTTTGTCTTGCCAATCAGGGTTGAGTGCAAGAAGGAACAAGGTCCAAGCAGCTGTAATGGCAGTTGTTTCATACCCAGCAAAATATATGTTCTTGCAGTTGTCAACAATGAAGTTATCAGTTGCATCAGGGCCTAAATCACTGCTTTCAGCACCTTTCAGAATCATTTGTAACAGATCTTCCTTTGATGTTTCATCCTTGGTTTCATATACAGTTTTCAATATCAATGCTCGAACTTCTTTCTCCAATCTCCATATTTCCCTATTGCTCTTCGTCGGAAGATACCTGAAAATTCCAAATTCACTCATTTCTATCAGATTCCAATtcaacaaaggaaaagaaaagtgaACCAAATCGAATCGAACCTCATTCCAGGGAAGCCATTAGATAAAACTTTTTTAGACATGGCTTCTTGTAGAGATCTAATTTTGAAGAAAATCTCTTCTCCTTTGGAATAATTGCTTCCAAAACAAGCCCTTGAGATAACATCCCTTGTAAACCTTCGTAAACAATCGTCAACTTTTATGTCTGCTGCTCCACCATGGCTGTCTATTTTGCTCTTCCATCCCTTCACCACCATAACTGAGCACTCCGCCATTAGGTGTGTCATACCCTACAAACACATGGAAGACGCCAAAGTCTCAACAACATACTGTAatgaacataataataaatttagaattGATCCATGGATAATTAATAGACATACCTTGACCTTGTCCATGTATAATTCAGGAGCAATGATTTTCCGTTGATGAGCCCATAAGGCACCATTTGAAGTTAAAATGCCTTTGCCAAGAAGAGGGCCTCGTTCCTTCTGTTGATAGGTGGGATTTCCCAAGTCCATTGAAGTGCATGTAATTATTTCCTTCACCAAATCAGCATCTGTTATGTGTAAAATCTGTATGTTGCCAAGCGAAAACAAAAAGGTTGGGCctgaaaataaaaaggtttgcaACGTTACTTCGTACTGTGCTTGATACAAGTACAAATAATTTCTACAattttcttgatatatatatatatatacatcggtaccaatatatatatatatagcaaaatgagaaatgaaaataCCATATTGTTGTATCCATTGATGGAAGAAAGGGAAGACAGTAGAGGAATTGTTGTGGGTAATGTGTTGTGGGGCCAAAAATGAGGACTGAGATTGTGCCTTCTTGATGTCAAGTGTATTACCAAGCAAAAATGTAGGAGGGGGACCCTGGATGCCCTGCTTTCGGAGCTTGGCACGGAGCCTTTGGGGCTTCCAAATCATCGAATCAAACAGCTGAATCACCATTCCAATCAACCCAATCAACAAGCATGTTCTACTCATCTTCACCACCAGCAATGCCAACTCCATGCCTTtgaactctctctctctctctctctctctctctctctctctctctctctctctctctctctctctctctctctgtatGCAGTGTCAAATATGGTACTTACAATCTTTTCATGCCtatgatttatatatgtgtatgtatatgtaataacaacaaaattaggCATATTAAGAATCGATAAAAGACGTTAAAGTGAGGTCAAATTGGTGGATGTTGGAGCTCAGAATCTAgagttttataagaaaataaaggcCAATGATAACAATGTGAGCAGTCCATAGATTATATATATGCTCCTTTTTGGACAGTTgtaaacaaatttattaatttacaaaatatttCGCATTTAGATTTCAAAGTGCGGGTTATTCGTTGTATCGAAatcaatttttcaattaaatcaatcTATATTAAGTTTGAATAAGGTAAATTTTAATCTGGACTTGTTTGattcatattaatattttaataataaaattaatcttttttattttaattataaaatcactctttttaatatatagtttttaaGATATAAGTACAATCACAATTATGAATACAAACAATACATATTTGGATAACTATGATTAGAACCAACTATTAAAAAATACGTTCGAACTgaactaataattataatatatccAGATCtagattagaataaaatttataataaaaaaaattcatacatGATTTACACTTAGTGGAACTTAAACTTGAGATCTCAAAATTTCAAGCTCCTCAATCTTGCCAATAACATTTTTAATACTTGTTTGCTAGTCCAAGGGCGACactgaaattttattaattttattgttaagggctaagataaaaatataaattattgggggaaaagtaaaaaatattataataaa from Gossypium hirsutum isolate 1008001.06 chromosome D04, Gossypium_hirsutum_v2.1, whole genome shotgun sequence encodes:
- the LOC107927570 gene encoding cytochrome P450 714C2, producing the protein MELALLVVKMSRTCLLIGLIGMVIQLFDSMIWKPQRLRAKLRKQGIQGPPPTFLLGNTLDIKKAQSQSSFLAPQHITHNNSSTVFPFFHQWIQQYGPTFLFSLGNIQILHITDADLVKEIITCTSMDLGNPTYQQKERGPLLGKGILTSNGALWAHQRKIIAPELYMDKVKGMTHLMAECSVMVVKGWKSKIDSHGGAADIKVDDCLRRFTRDVISRACFGSNYSKGEEIFFKIRSLQEAMSKKVLSNGFPGMRYLPTKSNREIWRLEKEVRALILKTVYETKDETSKEDLLQMILKGAESSDLGPDATDNFIVDNCKNIYFAGYETTAITAAWTLFLLALNPDWQDKVRAEVVQICEGKIPDADMIRRMKTLTMVINETLRLYPPGAIISREALEDMKFGTLEVPKGVNIWLMPVTLHQDPEIWGPEAHKFNPERFANGVSGACKFPHVYLPFGFGPHTCLGQHFALAELKLLLALALSNFTFSPSPNYRHCPSLSLIIEPKYGVNLIVRRL